In Nitrospirota bacterium, the genomic window GTCTTCGCCCACCAGGATTACGAGAGCCGCGTGCGGGGCGGGCACAACTTCTACCAGCTCCGCATCAGCACCGGGCGGGCCACCTCCAGCAGGGAGAAGGTGGACATCGTAGTGGGCCTGGACAAGGCAAGCCTGGGCCTGCACAAGCCCGAGCTCACCGAGCGGGGGATATTCATTCTGGATGCCGAGAGCCTCAAGATGACGGGCGAGGCCGAAGGCGACCCCGGGCTCGTGCACGTCCCCTTCGAACGGTTAGCCGTAGAGAAAGGGGGAAGCCCCATCATGGCCAACGTGGTGGCCGTGGGTGCGGTCATGGGAATGCTGGGCATGGACCTTTCGCCCCTTCTGGACCTCCTCGGGGCGCGCTTCCGGAAAAAGGGAGAGCAGGTCGTCCGGGGCAACATCGACGCCGCACGGGCCGGATACGACTATGCCAGGGAGAAGTGCCCGCAGTGCTCCTTCGCGCCGGAGAAGCCCGTGGGGCCGCCGAAACTCGTCATCGACGGAGTCACCGCCGTGGGGCTGGGGGCCGTGGCCTCCGGATGCAAGTTCTACGCGGCCTATCCCATGACGCCTTCCACGGGTGTGCTGAACACCATGGCCGCCCACGCCAAGGAGTACGGCATCGTGGTGGAGCAGGCGGAGGACGAGATAGCCGCGCTTCAACTGGCCCTGGGCGCGTCCTTTGGCGGGGTGCGGGCCATGACCGGCAGTTCCGGCGGGGGGTTCGCCCTGATGGCGGAGGGCCTCGCCCTGGCCGGCATGACCGAGACCCCGGTGGTGATAACCATAGGCATGCGGCCGGGGCCCGCCACGGGCCTTCCCACGCGCACCGAGCAGGGGGACCTGCTCTTCGTGATGCACGCGGGGCACGGAGAGTTCCCCCGCGTCATCTTCGCCCCGGGAACGCCCGAGCAGGCGGTGCTTCTGACCAACAAGGCCTTCGACCTGGCCGAGAAATACCAGATACCGGCCTTCGTGCTGTTCGACCAGTACCTGGGGGACTCGCAGTGGACCTATGAGAAGATGAATACGGATACACTCGTTTACACCGACTACCGCGTACGGGGCGAGGAGTTCCGGAAGCTCGCCCAGTACAAGCGCCACGCCCTGACCGAATCGGGGGTCTCGCCGCTGGCCGTGCCGGGGGATGCTCCCCACGTGGTGGTCACCGACAGCGACGAGCACGACGAAGAGGGCCATATCATCGAGGACGGCGGCCTCCGCCGAAAGATGGTGGAAAAGCGCGTCTTCAGGAAATGGGCGCATATCGCCGAGGAGATGAAGGGGCCGGAGCCCTACGGAAGCGAGGACCCCGAGCTCCTGCTGGCGGGATGGGGCTCCAGCTGCGGCGTGCTCAGGGAGGCGGTGGACGCCCTGAATGCGCGGGGGACCAGGGCCGCCATGCTCTGCTTCACGGAGATTTTCCCCCTGCCCTCAGGCGACTGGCTCGACAGGCTCAAGGCGGCTCGGCGGACCGTCTGCGTGGAGATGAACGCCACCGCGCAGTTCAGCCGGTACATTACCATGGAGACGGGCTTCACCTTCAACGAGATAATCAAGCGGTACGACGGGCGGCC contains:
- a CDS encoding 2-oxoacid:acceptor oxidoreductase subunit alpha, whose translation is MDYSVKIGGEAGQGIQTVGGLLAEVAGTAGYHVFAHQDYESRVRGGHNFYQLRISTGRATSSREKVDIVVGLDKASLGLHKPELTERGIFILDAESLKMTGEAEGDPGLVHVPFERLAVEKGGSPIMANVVAVGAVMGMLGMDLSPLLDLLGARFRKKGEQVVRGNIDAARAGYDYAREKCPQCSFAPEKPVGPPKLVIDGVTAVGLGAVASGCKFYAAYPMTPSTGVLNTMAAHAKEYGIVVEQAEDEIAALQLALGASFGGVRAMTGSSGGGFALMAEGLALAGMTETPVVITIGMRPGPATGLPTRTEQGDLLFVMHAGHGEFPRVIFAPGTPEQAVLLTNKAFDLAEKYQIPAFVLFDQYLGDSQWTYEKMNTDTLVYTDYRVRGEEFRKLAQYKRHALTESGVSPLAVPGDAPHVVVTDSDEHDEEGHIIEDGGLRRKMVEKRVFRKWAHIAEEMKGPEPYGSEDPELLLAGWGSSCGVLREAVDALNARGTRAAMLCFTEIFPLPSGDWLDRLKAARRTVCVEMNATAQFSRYITMETGFTFNEIIKRYDGRPFSVGYVLGALDAGH